A single Cryomorphaceae bacterium DNA region contains:
- a CDS encoding AAA family ATPase: MAALDQINELRKRMSASIIGQDRLVDRLILVLLSDGNLLLEGLPGLAKTRAIKALASALDAQLSRIQFTPDLLPSDITGTEIYQPELKDPFVFQRGPIFSNLILADEINRSPAKVQSALLEAMEERQVSVAGKTYPMEPLFLVMATQNPVEQEGTYPLPEAQMDRFLMHVVIDYPDDKAELAIMKLNREEHHGGGAKNDEKISAQVIFDARAEIAQINSSEASDRYIVDLVAATRRPEKYSDELAGWIDFGASPRGSIALDRASRTHAWMRGSAQVEPDDIRSVVHECLRHRIILSYDAEAEGKSADDVLNEILKQVAVIA, translated from the coding sequence ATGGCAGCATTGGATCAGATAAATGAATTGCGAAAGCGCATGAGCGCTTCTATTATCGGACAGGATCGACTGGTGGATCGATTGATTCTCGTTCTACTTTCAGATGGAAACCTGTTATTGGAAGGCTTGCCCGGATTAGCCAAAACTCGGGCCATTAAAGCTTTAGCCTCCGCCTTGGACGCTCAGCTCAGTCGAATTCAATTCACGCCCGACTTGCTTCCGAGCGATATCACCGGGACCGAGATTTACCAGCCCGAATTGAAGGACCCTTTTGTGTTTCAACGCGGCCCCATCTTCAGCAACCTCATTTTAGCCGATGAAATCAACCGATCTCCGGCGAAAGTTCAATCTGCCCTGCTGGAAGCCATGGAGGAACGCCAAGTTTCGGTTGCCGGCAAGACCTATCCTATGGAACCACTCTTCTTGGTCATGGCGACACAAAACCCGGTGGAACAAGAAGGAACCTACCCACTGCCCGAGGCTCAAATGGATCGTTTTCTCATGCATGTGGTCATTGATTATCCGGACGATAAGGCTGAGTTGGCCATCATGAAACTAAATCGAGAAGAGCACCATGGCGGTGGTGCAAAGAACGATGAGAAAATTTCGGCTCAGGTCATTTTTGATGCTCGTGCCGAAATTGCCCAAATCAACAGCAGTGAGGCTTCGGATCGATACATCGTAGATTTAGTTGCCGCCACGCGCAGACCGGAAAAGTACAGCGACGAACTGGCGGGATGGATTGATTTTGGCGCAAGTCCAAGAGGGAGCATAGCCTTGGATCGTGCGTCTCGGACACATGCGTGGATGAGAGGAAGCGCGCAGGTGGAACCGGACGATATTCGTTCGGTAGTTCACGAATGCCTTCGTCATCGAATCATTCTGAGCTATGATGCAGAGGCCGAAGGAAAAAGTGCCGATGATGTCCTCAATGAAATACTCAAGCAGGTTGCCGTAATCGCCTAA
- the upp gene encoding uracil phosphoribosyltransferase: MKIIDLGAQPSIVNQYMSEIRDERIQQDRMRFRNNIERIGQHLAYELSKTMNYHLRLVHTPLGVSEVPVPNEQPVVASILRAGVPLHNGVLEVFDQADNAYISAYRNVHEDNSFEVVVEYLACPDLTDRHVILCDPMLATGQSMVLAYEALLQRGTPKRVDCVSVIASREGVDYVSDKLKDKGTLFVAAIDEEMNAKKYIVPGLGDAGDLAFGPKL, encoded by the coding sequence ATGAAAATCATCGATTTAGGCGCACAACCCAGCATCGTTAATCAGTACATGTCCGAGATTCGTGATGAACGAATCCAGCAGGACCGCATGCGTTTTCGCAACAACATCGAACGCATTGGCCAGCACCTGGCCTACGAACTGTCCAAAACTATGAACTACCACCTGAGATTGGTGCATACCCCCTTGGGTGTGAGTGAAGTTCCGGTTCCCAACGAACAGCCTGTAGTGGCCAGCATCTTGCGCGCTGGAGTTCCCTTGCACAACGGAGTACTTGAGGTATTTGACCAAGCGGACAATGCGTATATCAGTGCCTACCGCAACGTTCATGAAGATAACAGCTTTGAGGTCGTTGTTGAGTATCTCGCGTGCCCTGATTTGACGGACCGTCATGTGATTCTTTGTGACCCTATGCTAGCGACAGGACAATCCATGGTATTGGCTTATGAAGCACTGCTTCAGCGCGGTACACCAAAGAGGGTGGATTGTGTTTCGGTGATTGCCAGTCGTGAAGGAGTAGACTACGTTTCAGACAAGCTCAAGGATAAAGGAACCCTATTTGTCGCTGCCATTGACGAAGAAATGAACGCCAAGAAGTACATCGTACCGGGGCTAGGGGATGCAGGAGACTTGGCCTTTGGCCCAAAACTCTAA
- a CDS encoding DUF4381 domain-containing protein, whose product MDTWTTPTLIEPDRIAFTFDAPGWKVVGIILLISLSLLIYRQWRSYLRNAYRRKALLQMKELAPGRDGWMTMWILTRQVAIHRFGRERTASLKGLAWLSFLEKTGKNVNLMAHSTAIHQGIYGAELPSEPTARAVLQELIQWIKSHE is encoded by the coding sequence ATGGACACTTGGACCACCCCAACATTGATAGAGCCCGATCGAATAGCATTTACTTTTGATGCGCCCGGATGGAAGGTTGTAGGTATAATCCTCCTTATTTCATTGTCACTTCTTATTTACCGTCAGTGGCGCTCCTATTTGAGAAACGCTTACCGCAGAAAAGCGCTGCTTCAAATGAAGGAGTTGGCTCCGGGAAGGGATGGTTGGATGACCATGTGGATTCTTACACGTCAAGTGGCTATCCATCGATTCGGAAGAGAGAGAACAGCATCCTTAAAAGGTTTGGCTTGGCTATCCTTTCTAGAAAAAACGGGTAAAAACGTTAACCTGATGGCTCATTCCACAGCCATTCATCAGGGTATATACGGAGCCGAATTACCCTCCGAGCCCACCGCACGGGCCGTTCTTCAAGAACTCATTCAATGGATCAAGAGTCATGAATGA
- a CDS encoding VWA domain-containing protein, with translation MLDLVGFSQFHFLRPQAFWLMVPWIFIGVLLLLERSDRIRWAKAIAPHLRPFMISEGQRRQANVVMFTSYITMMLGILALAGPTWEKAEVPGRTLKTPVVVVLELTPEMEKTDIAPSRVEQALFKIRDFLALNPRAQVALIVFSGSAHTVVPLTTDYDIHLEHLMGLSPDVMPVEGRVLSDALTLADSTARRTEAPGFIWILGTVPIAEEIAYMSVFCDTSDQAIRYSQVSSSPHGELGKAGFEFLPLTLDNSDIEQLNKEVFDQLDYTEDTERSEENWTDKGPLLLIPFALLLLLWFRRGWVIFLLIFTTSCTSDSANWWFTPDYQGQRLSEKERYTDAARLYTDPLRKGVAYFKSGDFESAISAFKRDTTSMGQFNLGVAYYENGDTLAALMAFGEAYAQDSSMNQAKQWQDQLQQIIGSQQDIDPSEASENNDPERAQNMQNQDMEDLGGGGQEATEEDMQRERKEETVSTDVRKGKELEEVPDDIEIGNEPVSSKVLMRRTDDDPQLFLKRKFAYQWKKKQAKK, from the coding sequence ATGCTTGATTTGGTAGGATTCTCACAGTTCCACTTTTTACGTCCCCAGGCCTTCTGGCTGATGGTTCCCTGGATCTTTATTGGCGTGCTCCTTCTACTCGAACGAAGTGACCGCATTCGTTGGGCCAAAGCCATTGCCCCACATCTCAGGCCCTTCATGATTTCCGAAGGCCAAAGACGTCAGGCCAACGTTGTGATGTTTACGAGCTACATCACCATGATGCTCGGTATTCTTGCCCTCGCTGGACCTACTTGGGAAAAAGCGGAGGTTCCTGGACGCACACTCAAAACTCCAGTTGTGGTAGTGCTAGAGCTGACTCCGGAGATGGAGAAGACGGATATTGCACCTTCTCGAGTGGAGCAAGCGCTATTCAAAATCAGAGACTTTCTGGCTCTAAATCCCAGAGCCCAAGTAGCCTTAATTGTTTTCAGCGGCAGCGCACATACCGTTGTGCCCTTAACGACGGACTACGACATACACCTGGAGCATCTTATGGGACTGTCCCCAGATGTGATGCCCGTAGAAGGCAGAGTCTTATCGGATGCATTAACACTTGCGGATTCGACGGCGCGAAGAACAGAAGCCCCTGGATTTATATGGATCCTTGGAACTGTTCCTATTGCCGAGGAAATCGCATACATGAGTGTTTTCTGTGACACTTCAGATCAGGCCATCCGCTATTCCCAAGTCTCAAGTTCTCCCCATGGAGAACTGGGAAAGGCCGGTTTCGAATTCCTACCGTTGACCCTGGACAATAGTGATATTGAGCAACTAAATAAAGAGGTATTCGATCAACTCGACTACACGGAAGATACAGAACGATCAGAAGAGAATTGGACGGATAAAGGACCACTACTATTGATTCCTTTTGCTCTCCTCCTGCTACTATGGTTCCGACGAGGCTGGGTGATTTTCCTTTTAATCTTCACAACCTCTTGTACATCAGATTCAGCAAACTGGTGGTTCACGCCTGACTACCAAGGCCAACGATTGAGTGAGAAGGAGCGGTACACAGATGCAGCTCGACTATATACCGATCCTTTAAGGAAAGGGGTGGCCTACTTTAAAAGTGGAGATTTTGAATCTGCCATTTCAGCATTTAAAAGGGATACGACGAGCATGGGGCAATTCAATTTAGGCGTAGCCTATTATGAAAATGGGGATACCCTGGCTGCTCTTATGGCCTTTGGTGAAGCCTACGCTCAAGACTCTTCAATGAATCAGGCAAAACAGTGGCAAGATCAATTGCAACAAATCATTGGATCTCAGCAAGACATCGACCCTTCTGAAGCGAGCGAAAACAACGATCCTGAGCGCGCACAAAACATGCAGAATCAGGACATGGAGGACCTTGGCGGCGGCGGTCAAGAGGCGACCGAGGAAGACATGCAACGAGAACGCAAAGAAGAAACCGTCTCCACCGATGTTCGAAAGGGCAAGGAGTTAGAAGAAGTTCCAGATGATATAGAGATTGGAAATGAGCCGGTCTCCAGTAAAGTCCTGATGCGTCGAACGGACGACGACCCACAGCTTTTTCTCAAGCGAAAATTCGCCTATCAGTGGAAGAAAAAACAAGCGAAAAAGTGA
- a CDS encoding glyceraldehyde-3-phosphate dehydrogenase: MSQSYEEQIALRIQQDKAAAEFVKLVTDLWLDKSIEITLFRKPLIDQSISEILNIHEYGRQIKDEPITITETLGLLRTISQVDAAPARIDVGRLGAEWLKEGSQFDSMEAFVHAKLDHMIDRANDLVPKDVVLYGFGRIGRLLARILVAKEGRGEQLRLRAIVTRDKTPEQLMKRASLLRQDSVHGHFPGTVEVDVENNRMIVNGRPIQIISANGPEEIDYTKYDIDNALIIDNTGAFRDEEALSRHLTSKGADKVLLTAPGKGVPNIVHGVNQEDFDPANTRIWSAASCTTNAITPVLKVIEDAYGIVKGHIETVHAYTNDQNLVDNMHKKYRRGRAAAMNMVITETGAGKAVSKALPVLEGKLTSNAIRVPTPNGSLAILSLNVEKATDKEDVNLTMRKAALYSDLVEQIEYSMDDELVSSDIVGRAQPSIFDSPATIVSGDGHSMNLYVWYDNEYGYSCQVVRLAKYISNVRRLRYY, from the coding sequence ATGTCCCAATCCTATGAGGAGCAAATTGCGCTCCGTATCCAACAAGACAAAGCGGCGGCTGAATTCGTAAAATTGGTCACCGATCTTTGGCTCGACAAGTCAATCGAAATCACCCTCTTCCGCAAGCCCTTGATTGACCAGAGCATCAGCGAGATTCTCAACATTCACGAGTACGGTCGTCAAATCAAAGATGAGCCGATCACCATCACTGAGACCCTGGGTCTGCTTCGCACCATTAGTCAAGTAGACGCAGCGCCTGCGCGAATTGACGTCGGTCGCCTCGGAGCGGAATGGTTGAAGGAAGGAAGTCAGTTTGACTCCATGGAGGCCTTTGTGCACGCCAAACTCGACCACATGATCGATCGCGCCAACGACTTGGTGCCGAAAGATGTGGTGCTCTACGGATTTGGTCGTATCGGACGACTTCTTGCGCGAATCCTCGTGGCAAAAGAAGGTCGTGGAGAGCAATTGCGCTTACGAGCCATTGTTACGCGAGACAAAACACCTGAGCAGTTGATGAAACGCGCCTCCTTGTTGCGTCAAGATTCTGTTCATGGACATTTCCCAGGAACCGTAGAAGTGGATGTCGAAAACAACCGTATGATTGTCAACGGTCGCCCGATCCAGATCATCAGTGCCAATGGACCGGAGGAAATCGACTATACGAAGTACGACATTGACAACGCCCTGATCATCGACAACACAGGAGCCTTCCGCGACGAAGAAGCCTTGAGTCGTCATTTGACCTCAAAAGGTGCAGACAAGGTGCTTTTGACTGCTCCAGGGAAAGGTGTTCCAAACATCGTTCACGGAGTCAATCAAGAGGACTTTGACCCAGCCAATACCAGAATTTGGTCTGCAGCGTCTTGTACGACCAACGCCATCACCCCAGTCTTGAAAGTGATTGAGGATGCGTATGGTATTGTTAAGGGCCACATTGAAACCGTACATGCCTACACCAACGACCAGAACTTGGTGGACAACATGCACAAGAAATATCGACGAGGCCGTGCAGCTGCCATGAACATGGTCATCACGGAAACGGGAGCCGGAAAGGCGGTATCTAAAGCGCTACCCGTATTGGAAGGCAAGTTGACTTCCAATGCCATCCGCGTCCCTACCCCGAACGGATCTTTGGCTATTCTCAGCCTGAACGTTGAGAAGGCAACAGACAAAGAGGACGTCAACTTGACGATGCGCAAAGCAGCCTTGTACAGTGACTTGGTCGAGCAAATTGAGTACAGCATGGACGACGAGCTCGTTTCGAGTGATATTGTAGGTCGTGCACAACCTTCGATTTTCGACAGTCCGGCAACCATTGTCTCTGGAGACGGTCACAGCATGAACCTATACGTTTGGTACGACAACGAGTACGGATACAGCTGTCAAGTAGTACGCTTGGCTAAGTACATTTCGAACGTACGACGCCTGCGTTACTATTGA
- a CDS encoding trypsin-like peptidase domain-containing protein: protein MKKLLGTFTAALLGGAVALGTYTYFQPDSAYEVRMVEPAAYPTHYEPSRSNAPTARSASRMAPGEAPDFVHAANETLEAVVHVEAMGSQEAQYSNPFYEYFYGQSPRRSMPTLSSGSGVIIDSEGYIVTNNHVIDGADKIRVTMDDNRVFSADLVGTDPTTDIALLKVEETSLPSIPFTNSDDVQVGEWVLAVGNPFNLTSTVTAGIVSAKGRNINIIPERFAIESFIQTDAAVNPGNSGGALVNTEGALVGINTAISTRTGSFEGYSFAVPSNMVSKVVSDLKDYGTVQRAFIGVNIRDMNAQLARELELNLNNGVFVGGLTEGGAAEDAGMEVGDVIIAVNDVPVERTSELQEQIARYRPGDRVNVLVNREGNERNFSLVLRNVQGNTNLINREEVVAARILGAELEQPSLQELQRYGVENGVRIKALDDGKLRREGIREGFIITEITVDEQSFDIDAPSDVAKALEGREDVGVFVKGFYPGGKVRYYAFGL, encoded by the coding sequence ATGAAGAAGTTACTCGGTACGTTTACCGCCGCCCTCCTCGGAGGAGCCGTTGCTTTGGGAACCTATACATATTTCCAACCGGACAGCGCCTACGAAGTGCGCATGGTTGAACCAGCTGCCTACCCTACCCATTATGAACCTTCTAGATCGAATGCGCCTACGGCGCGATCCGCAAGTCGAATGGCTCCGGGTGAAGCTCCTGATTTTGTACATGCGGCCAACGAGACCCTCGAAGCGGTGGTCCATGTCGAAGCCATGGGCAGCCAGGAAGCCCAATACAGCAATCCCTTTTACGAATATTTCTACGGACAGAGTCCTCGTCGCTCCATGCCTACTTTGAGCAGTGGAAGCGGTGTGATCATCGACTCTGAAGGATATATCGTGACCAACAATCATGTCATTGACGGAGCGGACAAGATTCGCGTGACCATGGATGACAATCGCGTATTCAGCGCTGATCTGGTCGGTACCGACCCGACCACTGACATCGCTCTACTCAAGGTGGAAGAAACAAGCCTTCCGTCCATTCCTTTCACCAACAGTGATGACGTACAGGTTGGAGAATGGGTATTGGCCGTTGGAAATCCCTTTAATTTGACGAGTACCGTGACCGCAGGAATCGTCTCCGCAAAAGGACGTAACATCAACATCATCCCCGAGCGTTTCGCTATTGAATCATTCATCCAAACAGACGCCGCAGTGAATCCGGGAAATTCCGGAGGAGCGCTCGTCAACACAGAAGGTGCACTGGTTGGAATCAATACTGCGATCTCTACCCGGACGGGATCTTTTGAAGGCTACAGCTTTGCCGTTCCCTCCAATATGGTGAGCAAAGTGGTTAGCGACCTCAAGGATTACGGTACCGTTCAACGGGCCTTCATCGGGGTCAATATCCGGGACATGAATGCTCAACTAGCTCGCGAACTGGAGTTGAACTTGAACAATGGCGTATTCGTCGGAGGCCTCACGGAAGGTGGAGCAGCCGAAGATGCTGGAATGGAAGTAGGTGATGTTATTATTGCCGTGAACGACGTACCCGTCGAGCGCACTTCCGAACTTCAAGAACAAATTGCACGCTATCGCCCTGGTGATCGAGTGAATGTACTGGTCAACCGCGAAGGCAATGAGCGCAACTTCAGCTTGGTCCTTCGAAATGTTCAAGGAAATACCAACTTGATCAACCGAGAGGAGGTCGTCGCTGCCCGCATCCTCGGTGCAGAATTGGAGCAACCGAGCCTTCAAGAGTTACAGCGCTACGGCGTAGAGAACGGGGTAAGAATTAAAGCTCTAGATGACGGAAAACTGCGTCGTGAAGGTATTCGAGAAGGATTCATCATCACGGAAATCACGGTAGATGAGCAGTCTTTTGATATCGATGCTCCCAGTGATGTCGCTAAAGCTCTGGAAGGTCGAGAAGATGTCGGCGTCTTCGTGAAAGGGTTCTACCCTGGAGGAAAGGTGCGCTATTACGCCTTTGGACTATAA
- a CDS encoding BatD family protein: protein MSRVLHIGLILGMLISSAPFLNGQKLWAEVEVDKNSVYVGEPVQVSITVYTSTWFTRGIDLGNLRVENAFTVYFRPVSTTKTDAGNTYAGVQLIYKVFPYTQKDLLFPELNIQVESPEEGGYRGITQNVRSKAVRIRVKPAPATLESEDWLVTPGLRVSETYSKSLNDIRVGDVVERSVVRNADETVADLIPPISWDSVDGTRMYLQRPSVENIKGRTQFSARRTDRVQYLFEDEGEVDFPEQVLYWFHPSRQKLFKKTLPSHTVYVAANPDLGMLQTIRDSLSLMESTDSMESIEGGGKKSWTQWLILAVAGTSVFFFAFVIYRRVPIWRANRSERRTRYFKSESYAFKQVLHFAKNPDSKEHANAVYHWLDTLPLHSPTLEAAFNQGNQPPRTLVEMNPSAWRSLRKALDENRASKTSDWINP from the coding sequence ATGTCTAGAGTTCTACATATTGGACTCATACTCGGAATGTTGATTTCCTCGGCACCATTTCTAAATGGTCAAAAACTCTGGGCTGAAGTAGAAGTTGACAAGAACTCGGTCTATGTTGGGGAGCCTGTACAAGTTTCCATCACCGTTTATACCTCGACTTGGTTTACCAGGGGTATAGATTTAGGTAATCTAAGAGTTGAAAACGCCTTTACGGTTTATTTTAGACCCGTAAGTACCACCAAAACCGATGCTGGAAATACGTACGCCGGCGTCCAGCTGATCTATAAGGTCTTTCCTTACACACAGAAGGATCTCCTTTTTCCTGAATTAAATATTCAAGTGGAAAGCCCTGAAGAAGGAGGATACAGAGGAATTACTCAAAACGTACGATCCAAGGCCGTTCGGATCAGGGTGAAGCCAGCTCCTGCAACGCTCGAGTCCGAGGATTGGCTGGTTACACCAGGACTTCGAGTGTCCGAAACTTATTCTAAGTCCTTGAATGACATTCGCGTAGGCGACGTTGTCGAACGCAGTGTCGTCCGCAATGCTGATGAGACCGTTGCCGATCTAATCCCCCCGATTTCGTGGGATAGTGTTGATGGGACACGCATGTACCTTCAACGTCCGTCAGTGGAAAACATAAAAGGCCGAACTCAATTCAGCGCTCGACGTACGGATCGTGTGCAGTATCTTTTTGAAGACGAGGGGGAAGTCGATTTTCCGGAACAAGTTCTCTACTGGTTCCACCCGAGTCGTCAAAAACTTTTTAAAAAAACACTTCCCTCACACACCGTCTACGTAGCCGCCAATCCCGATCTCGGCATGTTACAAACCATTCGGGATTCCCTTTCGCTAATGGAAAGCACAGACTCCATGGAGTCGATTGAAGGAGGAGGCAAGAAGTCTTGGACGCAATGGTTAATACTGGCTGTGGCCGGTACTTCAGTATTCTTCTTTGCATTTGTAATTTACCGAAGAGTTCCCATTTGGAGGGCGAATAGAAGCGAAAGAAGAACTCGTTATTTTAAGTCCGAATCCTATGCTTTTAAGCAGGTCCTCCACTTCGCAAAAAATCCCGATTCCAAAGAGCACGCCAACGCCGTATATCATTGGCTCGACACATTACCTCTCCACTCTCCTACCTTGGAAGCAGCATTTAATCAGGGTAATCAACCCCCCAGGACCTTAGTCGAAATGAATCCAAGCGCTTGGCGATCGCTCCGCAAAGCGCTGGATGAAAATAGGGCATCCAAAACCTCAGATTGGATTAATCCTTGA
- a CDS encoding DUF58 domain-containing protein, with protein sequence MSSSDPSVFLSLPDLLRLEHEAIGFSLLARKQRVRSLLGGRHASKLRGRGLDFEEVRAYVQGDDIRNIDWKVTARTRQTHTRVYSEEKEKPALIIVDQSKSMFFGSSFKTKAAIAGELAAMAAFRVLKQGDRVGGVVLSDDAADVVYPKRDRRNILRFLERIVDRNVALAESEPGDFEGSLGKMLARINNLVTHDFLIIVISDFHRYNPRVLQALQRMGRKNDVLVAKVMDPMERELPPLRFTAGSALHDASPEVHQAVFNGQNRNLLESWRKEFDREMQSFESDLKKHHIPFFTVSTAIPTVDQLAEIFKSRNS encoded by the coding sequence ATGTCCAGCTCTGACCCTTCCGTTTTTCTTTCTCTTCCCGATCTTCTTCGGCTCGAGCATGAAGCCATAGGTTTTAGCCTACTCGCTCGAAAGCAGCGTGTACGTTCATTGCTCGGAGGAAGACATGCATCCAAACTTCGGGGACGCGGTTTGGACTTTGAGGAAGTACGAGCCTACGTTCAAGGGGATGATATCCGGAATATTGATTGGAAAGTAACGGCGAGAACGCGACAAACGCATACTCGGGTGTACAGTGAGGAAAAGGAGAAACCCGCCTTGATCATTGTTGACCAATCCAAATCCATGTTCTTTGGCTCTTCATTTAAAACCAAGGCTGCAATAGCAGGTGAGTTGGCAGCAATGGCCGCTTTTAGGGTGCTTAAGCAAGGTGACCGCGTAGGCGGAGTCGTTCTTTCTGACGACGCAGCTGACGTTGTCTATCCAAAGCGAGACCGCAGAAATATCTTGCGCTTTCTGGAGCGTATTGTCGATCGAAATGTAGCGTTGGCAGAAAGTGAACCAGGGGATTTTGAAGGCTCTCTTGGTAAGATGCTGGCACGAATCAACAACCTCGTCACGCATGATTTTCTCATCATCGTCATCAGTGATTTTCATCGATACAACCCTCGTGTTCTTCAAGCCCTTCAGCGAATGGGGCGCAAAAATGACGTGCTCGTAGCGAAGGTCATGGACCCTATGGAGCGAGAGCTGCCGCCGCTAAGGTTCACAGCCGGAAGCGCTCTACACGACGCTTCGCCCGAAGTGCACCAGGCCGTATTCAATGGACAAAACCGGAATCTTCTCGAGTCTTGGCGTAAAGAGTTTGACCGGGAAATGCAATCCTTCGAATCTGATCTAAAGAAGCACCACATTCCTTTTTTCACCGTTTCCACCGCCATACCAACGGTAGACCAGCTGGCTGAAATCTTCAAAAGCAGGAACAGCTAA
- a CDS encoding noncanonical pyrimidine nucleotidase, YjjG family, producing the protein MGYKHLFFDLDHTLWDFEKNAHETMTELLAELAEDGLYKIDVEEFFPRYQVHNDEMWRRYRLGEIDKATLRTTRFQKALEEFGIKDRTVAKWMEFEYLDRSPYKKNLFPEAIETLEYLRDSYVLHIITNGFEEVQHIKLRESTLGEHFDVIVTSEQAGVRKPHENIFRYALSRTGAEKQESLMIGDNLEADILGAKKAGWDQVFFNPTGLLHSEQPTYEIMHLKELRSIL; encoded by the coding sequence ATGGGCTATAAGCACCTCTTTTTTGACTTAGACCACACCCTCTGGGACTTTGAGAAGAACGCCCACGAGACCATGACCGAGCTCTTGGCCGAGTTGGCTGAGGATGGTTTGTACAAAATAGACGTGGAAGAATTCTTTCCGCGCTATCAGGTCCACAACGATGAAATGTGGCGTCGGTATCGCTTGGGCGAAATTGATAAAGCCACGTTGAGAACAACGCGATTTCAAAAAGCGCTTGAAGAGTTCGGGATTAAGGACCGCACGGTTGCAAAGTGGATGGAATTCGAATACTTGGACCGCAGCCCGTATAAAAAGAACCTCTTCCCAGAAGCCATTGAGACCTTGGAGTACCTGCGTGATTCTTATGTGCTCCACATCATCACCAATGGCTTTGAAGAAGTCCAGCACATCAAGCTGCGCGAGAGTACACTGGGGGAGCATTTTGACGTGATCGTGACCAGTGAGCAAGCAGGGGTGCGTAAACCGCACGAAAACATTTTTCGCTATGCGCTGAGTAGAACCGGAGCGGAGAAACAAGAAAGCTTGATGATTGGCGACAATCTAGAAGCCGATATTCTAGGAGCCAAAAAAGCCGGCTGGGATCAAGTATTCTTTAACCCAACCGGCTTGTTGCATAGCGAACAGCCGACTTATGAGATTATGCACCTCAAAGAGCTGCGCTCAATTCTCTAA
- a CDS encoding VWA domain-containing protein yields the protein MNEVFEFAWPWAFTLLALPFLVARGLPPVRLRGPSLNLPSFYKVSKTYGAQPRKAAEVKRRSVFSWLILYVIWGCTVTAIAGPQFIAQPELKVKTTRNFLIVADISFSMAQKDWKVEGSSTTRWEALKRVMKDFIEERTGDRMGLLFFGTNAYIQAPFTTDLQTVNQLLDEADVGMAGQMTHIGKAVVKGIELFDRDTLEAKVMLVLTDGIDAGTEIMPLDAAQMALEDSIVIYTVGIGKPDNTGQGLDERTLQDIAELTNGRYFRAEDAEDLERIYEEIDLLEPMEFEEEEQRPITLLYMYPLGLALILLLTSTFIAQFWKRMGSVKSNSKGNA from the coding sequence ATGAATGAGGTATTCGAATTCGCTTGGCCTTGGGCCTTCACGCTGCTCGCGCTGCCTTTTCTCGTTGCTCGGGGACTACCTCCAGTGCGTTTGAGAGGTCCGTCCTTGAATCTTCCGTCTTTTTATAAAGTCTCAAAAACATACGGAGCACAGCCGCGTAAAGCCGCTGAAGTAAAACGAAGGTCTGTCTTCTCATGGCTAATCCTCTACGTAATCTGGGGCTGTACAGTTACGGCAATCGCAGGACCTCAATTCATTGCTCAACCAGAACTAAAGGTCAAAACAACCAGAAACTTTCTCATCGTAGCGGATATCAGCTTCAGCATGGCGCAAAAAGATTGGAAAGTTGAAGGTTCTTCCACAACCCGATGGGAGGCGCTCAAAAGAGTCATGAAGGACTTCATTGAAGAGCGTACGGGAGATCGAATGGGCTTGCTTTTCTTTGGAACAAATGCCTACATCCAAGCGCCATTTACAACTGATTTACAAACGGTTAATCAACTGTTGGACGAAGCCGACGTCGGGATGGCTGGGCAAATGACACATATTGGAAAGGCCGTAGTCAAAGGAATTGAATTGTTTGATCGAGATACCCTTGAGGCCAAAGTCATGTTGGTTCTAACAGATGGTATAGACGCCGGAACGGAGATCATGCCGTTAGATGCGGCTCAGATGGCTCTTGAAGATTCCATTGTCATCTATACCGTTGGGATTGGGAAGCCAGACAACACGGGACAGGGACTGGATGAACGAACACTTCAGGACATAGCCGAGCTCACCAACGGGAGATACTTCCGAGCAGAGGACGCAGAGGACCTGGAGAGAATTTACGAGGAAATTGATCTACTCGAGCCCATGGAATTTGAAGAAGAGGAGCAAAGGCCCATCACCTTGCTCTACATGTATCCGCTTGGGCTTGCGTTGATCCTCTTGTTAACGTCCACGTTTATAGCACAGTTCTGGAAAAGGATGGGTAGTGTCAAATCTAATTCCAAAGGAAATGCTTGA